One region of Bubalus bubalis isolate 160015118507 breed Murrah chromosome 15, NDDB_SH_1, whole genome shotgun sequence genomic DNA includes:
- the HSF1 gene encoding heat shock factor protein 1, with translation MMTIRGYITTDTTGSKRSGNSFHVLDQGQFAKEVLPKYFKHSNMASFVRQLNMYGFRKVVHIEQGGLVKPERDDTEFQHPCFLRGQEQLLENIKRKTPGNSSIHSLAWLDAISVTAPPGTQVSTLRSEDIKIRQDSVTKLLTDVQLMKGKQESMDSKLLAMKHLGPGPHLDLHRLLAHAGLDSLLGGGVSENEALWREVASLRQKHAQQQKVVNKVCTGPLIQFLISLVQSNRILGVKRKIPLMLNDGGPAHPMPKYSRQYSLEHIHGPGPYPAPSPAYSGSSLYSPDAVASSGPIISDITELAPSSPVASLGGSVDERPLSSSPLVRVKEEPPSPPQSPRAEGASPGRPSSMVETPLSPTTLIDSILRESEPTPAASTTPLADTGGRPPSPLPASAPEKCLSVACLDNLARTPKMSGVARLFPCPSSFLHGRVQPGTELSDHLDAMDSNLDNLQTMLTSHGFSVDTSTLLDLFSPSVTVPDMSLPDLDSSLASIQELLSPQEPPRPLEAEKSSPDSGKQLVHYTAQPLLLLDPGSVDVGSSDLPVLFELGEGSYFSEGDDYSDDPTISLLTGSEPPKAKDPTVS, from the exons ATGATGACCATCAGAGGGTATATCACAACAGATACCACAGGCAGTAAGAGG AGCGGGAACAGCTTCCACGTGCTGGACCAGGGCCAGTTTGCCAAGGAGGTGCTGCCCAAGTACTTCAAGCACAGCAACATGGCTAGCTTCGTGCGGCAGCTCAACATGT ATGGCTTCCGGAAGGTGGTCCACATCGAGCAGGGTGGCCTGGTCAAGCCAGAGAGGGATGACACCGAGTTCCAGCACCCGTGCTTCCTGCGAGGCCAGGAGCAGCTCCTCGAGAACATCAAGAGGAAA ACCCCCGGCAACAGCAGCATCCACTCGCTGGCCTGGCTTGAC gccatcTCAGTGACTGCTCCCCCGGGGACCCAGGTGTCCACTCTGCGGAGCGAGGACATAAAGATTCGCCAGGACAGCGTTACCAAGCTGTTGACCGACGTGCAGCTGATGAAAGGGAAGCAGGAGAGCATGGACTCCAAGCTGCTGGCCATGAAGCA TCTCGGGCCAGGGCCACATCTGGACTTGCACAGGCTCCTGGCCCATGCCGGGCTGGATTCGTTACTGGGAGGTGGGGTCAG CGAGAATGAAGCGCTGTGGCGAGAGGTGGCCAGCCTGCGGCAGAAGCACGCCCAGCAACAGAAAGTCGTCAACAAGGTGTGCACCGGGCCA CTCATCCAGTTCCTCATCTCGCTGGTGCAGTCAAACCGGATCCTTGGGGTGAAGAGAAAGAT ccccctgATGCTGAACGACGGCGGCCCTGCGCACCCCATGCCCAAGTACAGCCGGCAGTACTCGCTGGAGCATATCCACGGCCCAGGCCCCTACCCG GCCCCTTCCCCAGCCTACAGCGGCTCCAGCCTCTACTCCCCAGACGCTGTCGCCAGCTCCGGACCCATCATCTCTGACATCACTGAACTGGCCCCCAGCAGCCCCGTGGCCTCCTTGGGCGGGAGTGTAGACGAGAG GCCCCTGTCCAGCAGCCCCCTGGTTCGCGTAAAGGAGGAGCCCCCAAGCCCGCCACAGAGCCCCCGGGCAGAGGGTGCCAGCCCCGGCCGACCGTCCTCCATGGTGGAGACGCCTCTGTCCCCGACCACCCTCATTGACTCCATCCTCCGGGAGAGCGAGCCCACGCCCGCTGCCTCCACCACACCCCTCGCGGACACTGGGGGCCGCCCCCCCTCGCCCCTGCCCGCATCGGCTCCCGAGAAGTGCCTCAGCGTCGCCTGCCTAGACAA TTTGGCTCGCACTCCAAAGATGTCTGGGGTCGCCCGcctcttcccctgcccctcctcctttcTGCATGGCCGAGTCCAGCCAGG GACCGAGCTCAGCGACCACTTGGACGCCATGGACTCCAACCTGGACAACCTGCAGACCATGCTGACAAGCCATGGCTTCAGCGTGGACACCAGCACCCTGCTGGAT CTGTTCAGCCCCTCGGTTACGGTGCCCGACATGAGCCTGCCCGACCTGGACAGCAGCCTGGCCAGC ATCCAGGAGCTCCTCTCTCCCCAGGAGCCCCCCAGACCTCTGGAGGCAGAGAAAAGCAGCCCAGATTCAG GGAAGCAGCTGGTGCACTACACCGcccagcccctgctgctgctggacCCGGGCTCCGTGGACGTGGGGAGCAGCGACCTGCCGGTGCTCTTCGAGCTGGGGGAGGGCTCCTACTTCTCCGAGGGAGACGACTACTCGGATGACCCCACCATCTCCCTGCTGACGGGCTCAGAGCCCCCCAAAGCCAAGGACCCCACTGTCTCGTAG